The genomic window GAGGGATGATGTTGCTCTAGAAGGATTTGCCAAGTTTTTCTACGAATCTTCCTCTGAAGAAAACACTCATGCCCGGAATTTGATCAACTACCAAACACTCCGTGGGGGCCGTGTTGTGTTTCAAGACATCTCTCGTCCTAATGTAGAGACTTGGGCCTCTCCTGTTGAGGCAATGGAGGCTGCGTTACAATTGGAGAAGGATGTCAATGCTTCTCTTCTCAATGTTCACGGTTCTGCCTCTAAGAAGGAGGATCCACAGCTCTGTGACTTCCTGGAGTCAGACTATCTTCAAGAACAAGTGGatggcattaaaaaaattggaatcctCTTGACTCGTATGAAGCGTGTCGGCCCTGGAGTTGGAATGCATTTAATTGACCaggaattattgaaaaaataacttaataaggATACTTTTATTTGTAATCATTAGTATATCGATCTATCTATATACAGATGATATTGAATTACATTGAAAGAAACCCCGTTTTCTCATTCcatctattattttcttttcattcataGAGGGCcccattatttgattataataccTGCGTGATAAACAATGTGGGAGTTCATCCGGCatgaaatatctttaaaaagattGAATGAACAAGCTggcatataaattaattgtaggGAAGAACAGGTGTAGTGGTAGTGTAGTGtggtataattttatatatgttactGGTAATGTGGAGAATCGGGTAATATGCAGAATGCCCAGGAAATGTTCAAAATCCACAGGGAATCAGTAAAATTTTACTATAGAGTACCCAATGGTTATTTTACCTTCATTAATTGTcaattaaaatgattgtgggtaatttgattttttaaacaatttactcTAGTGCAGGAATATCGAACCTATGGATTTTGCAACCGGCCTAATATGTATGTGTgacccactactcattctcacttacACAGTagtattttgtagcaaaattgttgcaatatcatcaaaacgcgtagaacgcACATAATAcgtacaattttgaaaaatatttaaggatatgtCGTATTTTCTGACACTAACACAATTAACTGATTAcgtttttatttaatgtgtttGTCactgaaaaattagatttggccttttttatgtttggtcaaaaatttgaaataaatttatatttaatagtttttttttttttaaatagccctttttcaagaaatttagcTTAATAGGTTATggggcccattaaaatatttcaagtggaaATACcacacattatattaaaaggttggacatcccttATATTGTgcatttcattgaaatttatattatattcagacaatcaaactatgGTTTGATAAGAAATAATCACAAGatactccattttattttgcaaaatatatatatatatatattatacaacccGGTCCACGGGTTACACTGGTGAACCGTTTGTCCACAGGGAGTCAAAATCCATCGCGGCCGCTTTCCTTAGTATCAAGGGCCCCTTCTATTATCATATGGTACACCTCAGCCCACGAGTTGCGTAACAGAGGGTCATTAGCCACCGCCACCCCTTCATTGAGCattaaggaccccttctaatagtATATAATAGACCTCGGCCCACGGATTGTGCAAGTGAACTTGTGCATGGAAATCCCTATCACTCACAATCTCAGAAATCATATAAGAGAGAAAATGGAACGTTCAAGACATTCTTATGATGTGGCAACGTAACAACAAGACAAGTAAGTTGGGTAATAGACAGTGGTTTGTTCAGTATGACAAGAATCACTGTTTTCACTCTGGTATTGCGACAACTTCATTCAACAATGTATGACCATCCGATAAAGgtccaaaaaacaaaactgttCCCTCTGCAGCCTTAAATGCCACGCTTCAGAACGTTCCAGCGTTGCCATAGGGGGAAATGAAGATGATTGGACATATCTAAACTGCTCACATTGACAATCTGCTTAGGACGTTAAGTGCTACAGAGAGGTACTAATCGCAAGCAAGAACAATAAGCAAACATGATGATGCAACTctcctcaaggcagtttaaggAGACTGACGTAGGACTGTGCGTCAAAGTCTAAGTTGCAAGCATCGACCATGGAAAAGTAGATGCCCACTACGTCTTGGCTATTGTAATCTATGTACCACATAACGGATATTATAGATTAGggataacatttttgtattaaaacaacttaatttaagaaattagtTTGAGCCTTGCAAGGAGTATTTCCTCAGTATTTATGAAGTTCCCAGAGCGAAGGAAGTTACAATCCGACTAACTGCATCAATTCTGTCGGATGGAAATGAACAAGGCTTTAAGTGGTGTAAATGCAGGGACTCCAAATTAATAAGTTCATCTGCAACAAGAGGGATACCTCTGTAATAGTAAATGCCAATATTAGCACAACATGCTGCAAAAGTAGATTATTTGGTGAATGTTTTAATGTTTAGGATCTATTAAGGGAcaatatttggataaaaaattagatatgttcaaaaagatgtttttttgaaattatttcatttaatgttgaaaagtatatttaagtaagttttttgtttatgtctattttgaagaataataaagtttatatgaaatatacaactGTGTACTTGGAATATTATAAAACAGGATCAACAAAtctaatgtaaaattttattagatctttACTTGTTGTGGTAGTGATCCTGATATAGCCACATTTTATTATGTTCATTCAAATTGCACACCTTTTTGGCTTagattatagtattaaaacaaTAACTGAACCTTCGGGTTGCAGAGGAGCTTCATGAAGGACATAAACCACCACCAAAGTT from Lepeophtheirus salmonis chromosome 1, UVic_Lsal_1.4, whole genome shotgun sequence includes these protein-coding regions:
- the LOC121120935 gene encoding ferritin heavy chain B, which produces MSSQIRQNYDSECEALINKQINMELFASYTYLSMGAYFSRDDVALEGFAKFFYESSSEENTHARNLINYQTLRGGRVVFQDISRPNVETWASPVEAMEAALQLEKDVNASLLNVHGSASKKEDPQLCDFLESDYLQEQVDGIKKIGILLTRMKRVGPGVGMHLIDQELLKK